The proteins below are encoded in one region of Fimbriimonadaceae bacterium:
- a CDS encoding glycosyltransferase, whose product MKRVCHITTVHQPFDVRIFQKMARGLAKAGYDVVLLAPHTQNETVDGVRIEALPKARHRIERWLSSRKQALYQALGVGADLYHFHDPELIPVGLALKAQGKTVVYDVHESHAESILDRAYIPAPLRRFVSANVARLERQADRKLDAIVAATPKIGRAFTNLRTVLVQNYPLAGELEAPIEAPFADRERAVVFVGGVSAARGAREMVRAMDQTRDVRLILVGPFTPAALEAELRQEPGWRNVEALGWQDRPAVAAAMARARTGLVLFHPMRNHVESQPNKLFEYMSAGLPVIGSDFPYWRELLTPEGGEPVGVPVDPLDPTKVAEAVQRLVDDPGFAESLGQNGRRAVAEKFNWATQEQVLLNLYRDLLPR is encoded by the coding sequence GTGAAGAGGGTCTGCCACATCACCACCGTCCACCAGCCCTTCGACGTGCGCATCTTCCAGAAGATGGCCCGCGGCCTGGCGAAGGCAGGCTATGACGTCGTGCTCCTTGCCCCGCACACTCAGAACGAGACCGTGGACGGGGTCCGGATCGAAGCGCTGCCAAAGGCGCGCCACCGCATCGAGCGTTGGCTCTCCTCCCGCAAGCAGGCGCTCTACCAAGCCCTGGGCGTGGGGGCCGACCTTTACCATTTCCACGACCCAGAGTTGATCCCCGTCGGCCTCGCCCTCAAGGCGCAGGGCAAGACGGTCGTCTACGACGTCCACGAGAGCCACGCCGAATCGATCCTCGACCGTGCATACATCCCCGCACCCCTTCGCCGGTTCGTCTCCGCCAACGTGGCACGGCTGGAACGACAGGCCGATCGCAAGCTGGACGCGATCGTCGCGGCGACCCCGAAGATCGGCCGCGCCTTCACCAACCTCCGCACCGTGCTCGTCCAGAACTATCCGCTGGCGGGGGAGCTCGAGGCCCCGATCGAGGCGCCTTTCGCGGACCGCGAGCGCGCCGTGGTCTTCGTAGGCGGCGTCTCAGCAGCGCGTGGAGCGAGAGAAATGGTGCGCGCGATGGACCAGACAAGGGACGTGCGCCTGATCTTGGTCGGCCCCTTCACGCCCGCCGCGCTCGAAGCCGAGCTCCGCCAGGAGCCGGGCTGGCGGAACGTGGAAGCCCTCGGCTGGCAAGACCGGCCCGCGGTCGCCGCCGCCATGGCGCGCGCCCGCACCGGGCTCGTCCTCTTCCATCCCATGCGGAACCACGTCGAATCCCAGCCGAACAAGCTCTTCGAATACATGTCAGCCGGGCTCCCGGTGATCGGATCTGACTTCCCCTATTGGCGCGAACTGCTGACACCCGAAGGTGGCGAGCCAGTCGGCGTCCCTGTCGATCCCCTTGACCCGACCAAGGTGGCGGAGGCCGTGCAACGGCTCGTCGACGACCCGGGCTTCGCCGAGAGCCTTGGTCAAAACGGCCGCCGCGCGGTGGCGGAGAAGTTCAATTGGGCGACCCAGGAGCAAGTGCTCCTCAACCTCTATCGCGACCTTCTGCCGCGTTAG
- a CDS encoding oligosaccharide flippase family protein, with protein MKRLARLKDLVAGDSDRGAFVRGTAWLAGGTAAAQAVVVLTGPVISRLFDQADVAALATFATLLSFLAPIACLRYESALSLPEDEQHASELLVVCLVSTLLVSLAAFVAVMLSRDLLAAAFKQPGLVRLLPFVPLSLAGVGVYQAFNYWAVRHRLYQVTARTKLSQGLTGTAAQIVAGVLNWGGPGLVFGEVLGRVAGSGTIATLAWKRSGEKIRSVTREGALAMARRYSSFPKFGGPAALIHTATTAIPLLLTVVYTPQVWGAYFFGIRFVWAPVSLVGQAMAQVFVGEASRLSREDPARLRAAFRSIVRRLMVLGSVPFAILTFAGGPLVALVFGEPWRTAGEYVQVQAPSWFAMFVVGPVLPALAILERQRWQLWIDGAGLAVMAAGLWMARTYGWPALFSVGFYSVAITLMYGALLYACRQAISRHQPNAAEGRDRG; from the coding sequence ATGAAGCGCCTGGCTCGACTGAAGGACCTCGTCGCCGGCGACTCTGACCGGGGCGCGTTCGTGCGCGGGACCGCGTGGCTGGCGGGGGGCACGGCAGCCGCGCAAGCGGTGGTGGTCCTGACCGGCCCCGTCATCTCGCGCCTTTTCGACCAAGCGGACGTGGCCGCGCTCGCGACCTTTGCGACCTTGCTCTCCTTCCTCGCCCCGATCGCGTGCTTGCGCTATGAGTCCGCCCTCAGCCTTCCCGAGGACGAGCAGCACGCGTCCGAACTGCTGGTCGTCTGCCTGGTCTCGACCCTACTCGTTTCACTGGCCGCATTCGTCGCCGTGATGCTCTCGCGAGACTTGCTCGCCGCCGCGTTCAAACAGCCGGGCCTCGTCCGGCTGCTCCCGTTCGTCCCTTTGAGCCTTGCCGGGGTCGGCGTCTACCAGGCGTTCAACTATTGGGCAGTTCGGCACCGGCTCTACCAAGTCACGGCGCGCACGAAGCTCAGCCAGGGCCTCACCGGCACGGCCGCCCAGATCGTTGCGGGCGTCCTGAACTGGGGCGGGCCCGGCCTGGTCTTTGGCGAGGTCCTCGGGCGGGTGGCGGGCAGCGGCACCATCGCGACCCTCGCTTGGAAGCGGTCGGGGGAGAAGATCCGGTCGGTGACGCGGGAGGGCGCGCTGGCAATGGCCCGCCGCTATTCCTCCTTCCCCAAGTTCGGCGGCCCTGCCGCCTTGATCCATACGGCGACGACCGCGATCCCCCTGTTGCTGACGGTGGTCTATACGCCGCAGGTCTGGGGGGCGTATTTCTTCGGCATCCGTTTCGTGTGGGCGCCTGTCTCGCTCGTGGGCCAGGCGATGGCGCAGGTCTTCGTCGGGGAGGCCAGCCGATTGTCGCGCGAGGACCCGGCCCGGTTGCGGGCGGCGTTCCGCTCGATCGTCCGGCGCCTGATGGTGCTCGGCAGCGTGCCCTTCGCGATCTTGACGTTCGCAGGCGGCCCGCTGGTCGCGCTGGTCTTCGGCGAACCATGGCGCACGGCCGGCGAGTACGTCCAGGTGCAAGCGCCCTCCTGGTTCGCCATGTTTGTGGTGGGGCCGGTGCTCCCCGCCCTCGCAATCCTCGAGCGGCAAAGGTGGCAGCTCTGGATAGACGGGGCGGGCCTTGCCGTGATGGCGGCCGGGCTTTGGATGGCGCGGACTTACGGTTGGCCTGCGCTGTTCTCGGTGGGCTTCTATTCGGTCGCGATCACGCTCATGTACGGCGCGTTGCTCTATGCGTGCCGCCAGGCCATCTCGCGGCACCAGCCTAACGCGGCAGAAGGTCGCGATAGAGGTTGA
- a CDS encoding metallophosphoesterase: protein MRRVPVVCVVPILWALEVAAPRPDSRVLLHPPMVELGADPGPGKLSFMLQTPPRATPKLEVKVGGEWRATRESERVHVDLGGVAPHDVLTFDAEGLPSRARVPYRVTAEGRVQFSALAATPPAPGQGYEMAVFGDCGGATPGQAAVGYQAWLKKPSMTMIVGDVVYDRGRASEYARRFFPQYLNQDPGVRRGSPLFTECLAVSAAGNHDTGYRDMNAYPDGLAWFVYWRQPPQGPTRTGEKNAPIPAGAGGARLIRSAGSTYPRSANFGFDYGDSHWTVLDSNVYVNWKDPQMRDWLDKELARGASKAWRFVAMHHPPYHSSRKNAGQDWMLAVHDLFLKHKVDVVFCGHVHNYQRSAPMQAGGAFDRAFDGKKATKADGVVYVVQGAGGAALYDQDLAQKPAAWKPYTLNYLAGNSFGWIKVGKGRVEFSQIDGAGKEIDRWALSR, encoded by the coding sequence GTGCGGCGGGTCCCCGTTGTCTGCGTGGTTCCCATCCTCTGGGCCCTGGAGGTGGCCGCGCCACGCCCGGATTCGCGGGTCTTGTTGCACCCGCCCATGGTGGAGCTCGGCGCGGACCCTGGGCCGGGGAAGCTCAGCTTCATGCTGCAGACGCCACCGAGGGCCACGCCGAAACTGGAAGTCAAGGTCGGGGGCGAGTGGCGCGCGACAAGAGAGTCTGAGCGTGTCCATGTGGACTTGGGCGGGGTCGCTCCCCATGACGTGCTCACGTTCGACGCGGAGGGGCTTCCTTCCCGGGCGCGCGTGCCTTACCGGGTGACGGCTGAGGGGCGGGTGCAGTTCTCGGCCCTGGCCGCGACGCCGCCAGCCCCGGGCCAGGGCTATGAAATGGCTGTCTTCGGCGATTGCGGGGGGGCCACGCCGGGCCAGGCCGCCGTGGGCTACCAAGCCTGGCTGAAGAAGCCGTCCATGACGATGATCGTCGGGGACGTCGTCTACGACCGGGGTCGGGCGAGCGAGTACGCGCGGCGATTTTTCCCGCAGTACCTGAACCAAGACCCGGGCGTGCGGCGCGGCTCTCCGCTCTTCACCGAGTGCCTTGCCGTCTCCGCCGCCGGCAACCACGACACGGGCTATCGCGACATGAACGCCTATCCCGACGGTCTCGCTTGGTTCGTCTATTGGCGGCAGCCGCCCCAGGGGCCGACCCGGACGGGCGAGAAGAACGCGCCGATCCCCGCCGGAGCAGGCGGGGCGCGCCTCATCCGCTCGGCGGGTTCCACCTATCCCCGCTCGGCCAATTTTGGATTTGACTATGGCGACTCGCACTGGACCGTGCTCGACTCGAACGTCTACGTGAACTGGAAAGACCCGCAAATGCGCGATTGGCTGGACAAAGAGCTTGCGCGGGGTGCATCGAAGGCGTGGCGCTTCGTCGCCATGCACCACCCGCCCTACCACAGCTCGCGGAAGAACGCGGGCCAGGACTGGATGCTGGCCGTTCACGACCTCTTTTTGAAGCACAAAGTCGACGTCGTCTTCTGCGGCCACGTGCACAACTATCAGCGGTCCGCGCCGATGCAGGCAGGGGGCGCCTTCGACCGCGCGTTCGACGGCAAGAAGGCGACGAAGGCGGACGGGGTCGTGTACGTCGTGCAGGGCGCCGGCGGGGCCGCGCTCTACGACCAAGACTTGGCGCAAAAGCCGGCAGCCTGGAAGCCTTACACGCTGAACTACCTGGCCGGGAACAGCTTTGGCTGGATCAAGGTCGGCAAGGGCCGGGTCGAGTTCAGCCAGATCGACGGGGCGGGCAAGGAAATCGACCGGTGGGCGCTCAGCAGGTGA
- a CDS encoding tetratricopeptide repeat protein has protein sequence MAHVGKWFGFGRNASFDAGVRAYEAGRFEEAVEEFRAASATTDLALRQRAKSYLAGALGRLGRLAMERGDVTGAIQLLGDAVAMRPRYADLHMALAMAHEALGEHGKRNEEVDAALRINPKYGFAVLWQASLMIASGDHGNGLARAVQAVSLDRRLETDTFREAIAMADRDEWDAAALKLRQVRAEQQDPDALAMLGDRMMAHGRYADAEQAYRTAIELQPGFADLHVRYGQALLEVDQVNRAEDEFRQAIAINEGYAEAHALLGVTLRRLNRDDEAREAFKTALAHDPNQVIAGEEISRLRP, from the coding sequence ATGGCGCACGTTGGCAAATGGTTCGGCTTTGGGAGGAACGCTTCGTTCGACGCAGGGGTCCGCGCCTATGAGGCGGGCCGCTTCGAAGAGGCCGTAGAGGAGTTCCGAGCGGCGAGCGCCACCACGGACCTCGCCCTGCGCCAGCGCGCAAAGTCGTACCTGGCGGGGGCGCTGGGCCGGCTGGGGCGGCTGGCGATGGAGCGCGGCGACGTGACCGGGGCGATCCAACTCCTGGGCGACGCGGTCGCAATGCGCCCGCGCTACGCCGACTTGCACATGGCCCTCGCAATGGCCCACGAGGCCCTGGGCGAGCACGGCAAGCGGAACGAGGAAGTGGACGCGGCCCTGCGGATCAATCCCAAGTACGGCTTCGCCGTGCTCTGGCAGGCGAGCCTCATGATCGCGAGCGGGGACCACGGCAACGGGCTCGCCCGCGCGGTCCAAGCGGTCTCCCTCGACCGCCGGCTGGAGACCGACACCTTCCGAGAGGCCATTGCCATGGCAGACCGGGACGAGTGGGACGCGGCCGCCCTGAAGCTGCGACAGGTCCGCGCCGAACAGCAAGACCCCGACGCGCTCGCCATGTTGGGCGACCGGATGATGGCCCACGGCCGCTACGCGGACGCCGAGCAGGCCTACCGGACGGCGATCGAACTGCAACCGGGCTTCGCCGACCTGCACGTGCGCTATGGCCAGGCGCTGTTGGAGGTCGACCAGGTGAACCGGGCCGAAGACGAATTCCGGCAGGCGATCGCCATCAACGAGGGATATGCCGAGGCGCACGCGCTCTTGGGCGTGACCTTGCGCCGCCTGAACCGCGACGACGAAGCCCGCGAGGCATTCAAGACCGCGCTCGCCCACGACCCGAACCAGGTCATTGCGGGCGAAGAGATCAGCCGCCTCAGGCCTTAA